The Topomyia yanbarensis strain Yona2022 chromosome 3, ASM3024719v1, whole genome shotgun sequence nucleotide sequence GAGCAGTTACCTAACTAAACACGTTACGTATACACaaatcttcaacaaaattttctacacctattTATACGCACATGACCGTtaacaaacgcgaaaatgaacaaaaatttttaACTAAATGTTATGGGTACAGAACAGCGGTGAGCGTAATGTTGCGTAAACAAAAAcactacggagtgtatacagaTAAAAGGGTTTATttacagtcacgtcacttagtgactagaagaaaaattcattctagtcactaggtgacgtgactgtgagaatagggccgataatatttttatactaatGAAGAAAAATGGTTAACATAACAATAATATTGCGCATGTACTGCTCCAAAGCACACACAAGTACTTAGCACTATAAGTGCAATTAatataattgattgatgaggttttggactaaaagtaaaccaaagaatatgaaaataaaacatTTCTTCTTCGTGCTGATAGAACTGCCGAAAATTGACAACTGGTTTTGAATTCTTCTTGCGAATTGTTCATTCTCAACCCTCACACAtacttcaaaagtcatcattcactcagacaagaccatgcgtattccccacgcgcattAAATACCCAGTTGGCTAGTTTCCTACTTGGTCAAATAACCactaaacaaagaaattagtttgctcagtctaaaaaAATGTCGGCTTAATTGGCAataaccggcggatacgtgttcccttacaatggcatcaaatcaaaatcatttaaaattacatgcgacaaaatatgtgcaattctagATATAACAAAATGAAGACTGCTTATTTGTATTAAAATAAGACCGGAAAAATAGCTGCATAACCAAGGTGTCTCATTTCCAAAGATATCGGATTTCGTAACTTCttttacgaaaaaaaacatCAATTGACGTTGGGACTGGGCTATTAGATAAAATTAAGAACCAACTGTTCATTTAGAAAACAGTGCACTTTATTCAAACTTAACTCACATTCCAATAGAATACAGTTGCATATGTATGTCGTAAACAATGTGATTAGACTAGTTCAAAATCTAGAAATAAAAAAGGGAGGTCAAGAAATAATAAATCATACACAACATTCCCAGTCCCGGTTCTTAACATTCCGGGGGTGCCGAAACCAGCCGTCGCAGACGATGATGCTGCTCCAAACGCCTGGCACTCGGTAGCATAGGAGTCATAAGCAGAGCACGCTTGCTCGGTGAAAGACCCAATCCTGAGTCGTCATACGATTGACATCGTTTGGCGGCACTTCGCTTGCCGGAGGAGGCGCAAGTCGCCGGGACAACCTGATCGCACTCCGCCGCCTTCTCGGCACGAGCTTCATACTGCTGACTCAGCAGTGTGTGTGCAATCATGCCCGGTTCCAGCAGATGCTGCAGGGAGATTCCGGCTTTGGTTAGAGCAAAGGTGCGCTCCCGCAGCTCCGGGATAGGCAACACCGGTTTCTCTGCTGCTTCCTCTTCGGTCCAAACGAGTTCACTTAGCAGCTTAGCAAACTGTTGAGCCATTTCATCTTCGCGGGATGGTCGTTTCGAACGCGGAGTGGTAACCAGTTCCAGGTTCAGCGGAACCATCGGTAGGTTGCGGCTGGCCGTGATCGGGGCCGAAACGTAATTGACCATCTCTTCAAAGCTAAGCTCGCCTCCAGCGACTCCCGGAGGCACATTTAGCAGGAAATCTTCACCTTCGGCTAAATCACCAAACTCCAGCACACCCCGCTGATACTGATTAAAAATCGGGTTGAGATATTGTACTACTTCGTAGGCCAAATCGTCGTAATGTTCTAAATCGTTTAGAACTTCCTCGAAGAACATTGCCCGTAAATCGCGAGCTTGCATTTCTACGTCCGGATTACTGGAGCGGAAATCTTCCCAGAACATCAGCTGCCGGGCGTGCGTTATTCCCGCCCTGTTGTAAACGTACAGCAGCATCCGCTGGGCAAGGCTGCGGTCAGCATCGGGCATAGAATTAGTCGCGTGAAATTCTTCGGATTCTGTACCTACCGAAGCAGCTGATTCTGTGGTGGAAATATAAACGAGATTGAATTGGACAGCCGGTGAAATTGAACGGACTCTTACCGAAATCGGATGTGCTCATTCTAGAAACGGGGTCGTTCCGTTACGGTAACTGATTATACTTGAAGCACTAGATTACGGGCTGTTGTCCAATTTTCTATGAAGAGAATTACGAAAATTCTTTTCAAGTTCGAAATCGTTGCTGTCTTCCACGCACGTAAACTCACCAATCTGATCCTGAACGAAGGCACAAGCACAAGTGATTCAAGACGAATAATTACTGCGGCTCATCCGTCTGTTGGTTTTGTTCAAGGAGAAAGAATTCCTGGAATCATTTTCAAATTTCGGCGCCAACGGCACCAAATCGAAGGTCAAGTTTCAATCGAACATCCCCTCGGCTGGTTTTTGTTTGTGACGCTCGGCTAATGCAGAATCCATCTCCACAGCTGGCCGGCAGTCAGCTTTTAACGTCAAATCGGTCAGATGGATTGTGAACAAAAATTATTGCAAGCCGAACATTTGAAATGGACCTAACTGCCGAATGTAAACATTGAGAAAGTTTTgatcaaatttattgaaatccTATTTAAAAACAAGTGATACTATTATAGTTCTTTTGATGACGTACATTGTTTCTACTTACACAGCTCAGAAAAGAAAATAGTTTACTCGTATGATACTACACCGAAAGTCTGAATAAGTGATATCTAATTTGAGGGCCGTGATTGCTTTTTCTGAGCATTGTAAAATCGccgagaacatttcaaatgggccgataaacaaaacgtaaacaattccggtaaatacttacttcaaatggacactaacaaagctttatacataccttaaataagccgattctgaagcctggctgttgggaaaataatggattatcgaaaaggcacataagcaaaataacctttcacttcccctcaaaaattaacggctcataaacaccaaac carries:
- the LOC131692283 gene encoding uncharacterized protein LOC131692283, which gives rise to MSTSDFESAASVGTESEEFHATNSMPDADRSLAQRMLLYVYNRAGITHARQLMFWEDFRSSNPDVEMQARDLRAMFFEEVLNDLEHYDDLAYEVVQYLNPIFNQYQRGVLEFGDLAEGEDFLLNVPPGVAGGELSFEEMVNYVSAPITASRNLPMVPLNLELVTTPRSKRPSREDEMAQQFAKLLSELVWTEEEAAEKPVLPIPELRERTFALTKAGISLQHLLEPGMIAHTLLSQQYEARAEKAAECDQVVPATCASSGKRSAAKRCQSYDDSGLGLSPSKRALLMTPMLPSARRLEQHHRLRRLVSAPPEC